A genomic window from Quercus lobata isolate SW786 chromosome 10, ValleyOak3.0 Primary Assembly, whole genome shotgun sequence includes:
- the LOC115962650 gene encoding uclacyanin 1-like, with translation MRPGWAVKAILVIIITSILIRCVSATNHTVGGSSGWDLASNLQAWSSATTFHVGDFLVFIYTPVHDVLEVGKSDFEMCRVSHPLNAYRDGETVISLSSEGSRYFICGRHGYCDMGLKLQLQVLPSLNTTTATIAPAAGPSAHENPPPPQPSSSSTSPLSPINSNSSSSAAACCHVNSSRSLINWCSCFPFITTLPLLLLLSS, from the exons ATGAGACCAGGATGGGCAGTGAAGGCGATCTTAGTGATAATCATCACATCCATTTTGATCCGTTGCGTCTCCGCAACCAACCACACCGTCGGTGGATCTTCCGGTTGGGATTTGGCTTCCAATCTCCAAGCCTGGTCTTCTGCCACTACCTTTCACGTCGGTGACTTTCTCG TGTTCATATACACGCCGGTCCACGATGTGTTGGAAGTGGGGAAATCGGATTTCGAAATGTGTCGCGTATCACATCCATTGAATGCGTACCGCGACGGAGAGACGGTGATCTCGCTGAGCTCGGAAGGCAGCAGGTACTTCATTTGCGGGCGACATGGATACTGCGACATGGGCCTCAAACTTCAACTCCAAGTTCTTCCAAGTCTCAACACTACTACTGCTACTATTGCTCCTGCTGCTGGACCATCTGCTCATGAaaatcctcctcctcctcaacCCAGCTCATCATCAACCTCGCCTCTGTCGCCTATTAattctaattcttcttcttctgctgcTGCGTGCTGCCATGTGAATTCATCTCGCTCCCTCATCAACTGGTGCTCATGCTTCCCCTTCATTACTACGCTACCGCTGCTGTTGTTGCTGAGTTCATAA